A genomic segment from Nicotiana sylvestris chromosome 1, ASM39365v2, whole genome shotgun sequence encodes:
- the LOC138871730 gene encoding uncharacterized protein — protein MTNSQDNPGISPPPTPSSSSTPPPPSTSPKPRLRRVKMIARKIVSSGDLSKKLKEKLQASQVQDSDSNSDSESYKSTSEREGPGSSDSEKAQESLSKVSSSVIENLKTRFVLVGPIRDVVLPELRRSGGKKKSEKEKEREDACCDERGKGKRVVDHSPTADLSIPTICRVEQESVEESGLKSGGSGYGEAAEGLLNLSTQGDEPGSSTEETLADLLKKDTVTTVEVQTPKPKKPKTSSKKSSSVFEAAEPSLSKRTRYAVKSKQVRISEDEE, from the exons ATGACAAACTCACAAGACAATCCTGGAATTTCTCCACCTCCCACTCCCTCAAGTTCATCTACCCCTCCTCCACCTAGCACATCACCCAAACCCAGGCTGAGAAGGGTAAAAATGATTGCTCGAAAAATAGTATCTTCTGGGGATCTTTCAAAGAAATTGAAAGAGAAATTACAGGCAAGTCAGGTCCAAGACTCTGACTCTAACTCTGATTCTGAGTCGTACAAATCTACTAGTGAGAGGGAAGGACCTGGGTCTTCTGACTCAGAGAAGGCTCAAGAATCCCTttctaaggtaagttcttctgtgattgaaaacttaaaaactaggtttgttctggttgggcCTATCAGGGATGTGGTATTACCTGAGTTacgaaggagtggaggtaaaaagaaatctgaaaaagaaaaagagagagaggatgCATGTTGTGATGAGAGGGGAAAAGGTAAAAGAGTGGTTGATCATTCACCCACTGCTGATTTGTCTATACCTACTATCTGTAGAGTTGAACAAGAAAGTGTTGAAGAAAGTGGCctaaagtcagggggaagtggttatGGTGAAGCTGCTGAAGGGTTACTTAATCTAAGCACACaaggagatgaacctggttcatcaactgaagagaccctagcagacctGTTGAAGAAG GACACAGTTACAACAGTGGAGGTTCAaacccccaagcccaaaaagcccaagacttcttccaagaagtcttcctctgtgtTTGAGGCTGCTGAACCCTCATTGTCCAAAAGGACAAGGTATGCAgtaaaaagtaaacaagtaagaatttctgaagatgaggaatag